A segment of the Catenuloplanes nepalensis genome:
GCGCGGGCCGCAGCAACTCGGCCGGGTCGGTCGAGATCGTGCCCTGGGAGACGACGACCACCGGGCGGTCACCGGCCGTGACCTCCGGCCACCACGGCGGCGGCATGAAGGCCGACGACGCCGGCGGCGCGGCCGGATGCCCGACGAAGTGCACCCAGTCCGGCAGGTCGGTCCGCGGATACTCGAACCCGGGCGTGGACAGCTGCAGGTAGAGCGCGACGTCCCCGCCGGTCTCCAGCGCGGTGCGGCGGCCCGGCGGCAGGCCGATCGCGGCGCGCTGCGCGTCGACCTGGCCGACGCTGGGTGCGAACACGGTCCGGCGCAGGATCGCGTCCAGCGCCCGGTCGCGCACCCGGCCGAGCGGTCCGCCCATCGGGAGCAGCCCCAGCCCGTACGGCGGAAGATCGCGGCTGGGCAGCCCGAGCGTACTGATCCCGTAGTGGATGACCGGCGGCCCGCCCAGCTCGCGCAGCGCCGCGGCCGCGCCGAACGGCGGGTCGCAGACGACCGCGTCCGCCGGCTCCTCGGCCAGCATCCGCTGCACGTGCCGCACGTGCGTGGCGATCGGCGCGATGAAGTAGTTCGCGATGTCCCACTGCAGCTTCTTCAGCCCGGTCAGCGCGGCCCGCTCCGGCCACCGCTCATCCGGCGTCATGCCGCTCCAGTCGACCTCCTCCGGCACCGGCGTGAACACCGCACCGGCCCGGCCCACGGCCCCCTCGAACTCCCGCCCGGTCGTGAACCGCACCTCGTGCCCGGCCTCGATCAGCGCTCGGACCAGCGGCAACGCCGGCGTGACGTGCCCGGTCGCGGGCGTCGCCGCGAACAGAAACCGTGCCATCGTGAGTTTCTCCCTACTAGTCCATGGCGTTGCCGCGAGGTTGTACACGGCCGGCATCGACAGCCGATTGACGAACGGCTGCGTTCCGCTTCCCACAACGATCAAGATCGAAATCAAGCCGCGAGGGTACGGATGGAGAGCACGCGTATCGGCCAGTCCCGGAGTGTTTGCAGATGGCGAACATCAATCTCTGTGGCGGCGTCGTACGGCCGGAAGTGTCGTACCCGTGTCCGAGGATCGCTCCATGTTGGTTCAGGCGCGGCAGCTCGGCGAGGACGCGGCGAAACTCGCCTCGGCCCCGCTGTGGCCGCTCACCGACGACGAGATCGTCGACGCGCTGCGTGCGGCGCACCGGCTCGAGCAGGCCGCCGCGGCCCTGCAGGCCCGGCTGGTGCAGCAGGCCACCGCTCGCCGGCTGCCCCAGGCCCAGGGGCACCGCAACATCGCCGGGTGGCTGCGCGCGACCCTTCTCCTCGATCCGCAACCGGCCCGGCAGCTGTGCGAGTCCGCCTCGGCGATGGCACGGCCGACCGTGCAGCAGGCGGTCCTCGACGGGCGGCTGGACCTGCGGCAGGCGGTTGCCGTCGCCGCCACCTGCGACGCGATTCCCACCGACCTCGCCGGCCTCGACGAGATCGGCCCCGGCGACATCGACGACATCGTCGCCCGCGCCGAGTCCACCCAGATCGACATGGCCGGCCGGCTTCCGGCCTACCAGCTCCGCCGCGTCGGCGAACGCATTCTGGCGTTCGTCGCCCCAGAGATCGCCGAACGCGCGGACGAACGCGCGCTGGCACAGCAGGAGGCTCGCGCCCATGCGCACCGCGGCCTGACGCTGTCCCTGCCCGTCGACGGCCTGGTCCGATTGAGCGGCCTGCTCGGCACCGAGGACGCGGCCACCGTCCAGGCCGCCATCCAGCCACTGTGCTCCCCGGCACCGGGAGACGATCGCACCCCGGCGCAGCGCCGGGCCGACGCGCTGACCGAGGTGTGCCGGCTCGCGCTGCGCACCGGCGAGCTGCCCGCGGACGGCGGCGAACCGCCCCAGCTCGCCGTCACCGTCGCATATCAGCCGCTCACCCGGGCCCTGGGCGCCGCCGGCACCGACACCGGCCAGCGACTGTCCGCCGAGACCGTGCGGCGGATCGCCTGCGACGCCCGCGTCCTGCCCGTCGTCCTGGGCACCGCCGGCCAGGTGCTCGACGTCGGCCGGACCCGCCGGCTGGCCACCGGTTCACTTCGGCGCGCACTCGCCGTCCGCGACCGCGGCTGCGCCTTCCCCGACTGCGACCGGCCACCACGCTGGACCGACGCCCACCACATCACCCCATGGACCGCCGGCGGCACCACCGACCTGAGCAATCTCGTCCTGCTGTGCCGCCATCATCACCGGCGGATTCACGACCCGCAGTCAGGCTGGCACATCCGCACCGGCTCTGACGGCCATCCCGACTTCATCCCGCCGCCCCACCTCGACCAGCAGCGGCACCCGCGCCGCAACCTCCACCACCTGCGCCGGTGATCGGGACGCCGGTCACATCCGGCTGACGTCGGTCACCTTCAGCACGGCGACGCCGGTCTCGTCGGAGGCGACCAGGTCGACGACCGCGGTGATGGCCCAGTCGTGGTCCTCGGCGGGGTCGTCGAGGACCTGGCGGACCGTCCACTCGGTGCGGTCCTGGGTGATCTGGAGTAGGGCCGGGCCGCGCGCGTCCGGGCCGATGCCGATGTCCTCGTGCTCGTCGTAGTACGGCGCCAGCGCGTCGGCCCAGGCGGCCGCGTCCCAGCCGGCCTCGGCGTCCAGCTCGCCGAGCGCGGCCCACTGGTGCAGGGCGGCCAGCTCGACCCGGCGGAACATGGCGTTGCGGACCAGGACCTTGAACGCGCGCAGGTTCCGGGTGACGGCCGGCGGCTTGTCGTCCAGCGGCTGGGCCGTGATCAGGGCGCCCGGGTTGCGCAGCCGCTCCCACTCGTCGAGCAGCGACGAGTCGACCTGGCGGACCAGTTCGCCGAGCCACTCGATCAGGTCGACGAGTTCCTCGGTCTTCGCGTCCTCGGGGACGGTCTGGCGCAGCGCGCGGAACGCGTCCGCGAGGTAACGCAGCACCAGCCCCTCGGAGCGGGACAGGCTGTAGAAAGAGACGAACTCGCCGAACGTCATCGCGCGCTCGTAGAGGTCGCGGACGACGGACTTCGGCGCGAGCTCGTAGTCGGCGACGTACGGGTGACCCTGCCGGTAGGTCTCGTACGCGGCCTCGAGCAGCTCCGCGAGCGGGCGCGGGTGGGTGACCTGTTCGAGCAGCTCCATGCGCTGGTCGTACTCGATGCCCTCGGCCTTCATCGCGTTGACGGCCTCGCCGCGCGCCTTGAACTGCTGCGCGGACAGGATCTGCCGCGGGTTCTCCAGCGTGGACTCGATGACCGAGACGACGTCCAGCGCATAGGAGGGCGCCTCCCGGTCGAGCAGTTCCAGCGACGCGACCGCGAACGGTGACAGCGGCTGGTTCAGCGCGAAGTCCAGCTGCAGATCCATGGTGAGCCGGACGGTGCGCCCGTCCTCGTCCGGAGTGTCGAGGCGCTCGATCACGCCACCGGCCAGCAGCGCGCGGTAGATGAGAATCCCGCGGTGCACCAGGCGGCGCTGCGACGCGCGGTCCTCGTCGTTCTCGGTCAGCAGCCGGCGCATGTGCGTGAACAGGTCACCGCGCCGGGCGAGGACGTTCAGCAGCATCGCGTGCGACACCTGGAACGACGACGTGAGCGGCTCCGGATCGGCCTCGACCAGACGG
Coding sequences within it:
- a CDS encoding glycosyltransferase, translating into MARFLFAATPATGHVTPALPLVRALIEAGHEVRFTTGREFEGAVGRAGAVFTPVPEEVDWSGMTPDERWPERAALTGLKKLQWDIANYFIAPIATHVRHVQRMLAEEPADAVVCDPPFGAAAALRELGGPPVIHYGISTLGLPSRDLPPYGLGLLPMGGPLGRVRDRALDAILRRTVFAPSVGQVDAQRAAIGLPPGRRTALETGGDVALYLQLSTPGFEYPRTDLPDWVHFVGHPAAPPASSAFMPPPWWPEVTAGDRPVVVVSQGTISTDPAELLRPALTGLAPADDLLVVAVTGGADPAVLGPLPANARAAAFVPFAELFPHASAVVTNGGYGTIQLALAHGLPMVVAGRTEDKPETTARVAWSGVGVNLRTQRPSADRIRAGVRRVLADPSFAARARALRDEMEDGSTPERRAVALMETVVRPAAG
- a CDS encoding HNH endonuclease signature motif containing protein, producing the protein MLVQARQLGEDAAKLASAPLWPLTDDEIVDALRAAHRLEQAAAALQARLVQQATARRLPQAQGHRNIAGWLRATLLLDPQPARQLCESASAMARPTVQQAVLDGRLDLRQAVAVAATCDAIPTDLAGLDEIGPGDIDDIVARAESTQIDMAGRLPAYQLRRVGERILAFVAPEIAERADERALAQQEARAHAHRGLTLSLPVDGLVRLSGLLGTEDAATVQAAIQPLCSPAPGDDRTPAQRRADALTEVCRLALRTGELPADGGEPPQLAVTVAYQPLTRALGAAGTDTGQRLSAETVRRIACDARVLPVVLGTAGQVLDVGRTRRLATGSLRRALAVRDRGCAFPDCDRPPRWTDAHHITPWTAGGTTDLSNLVLLCRHHHRRIHDPQSGWHIRTGSDGHPDFIPPPHLDQQRHPRRNLHHLRR